One segment of Anatilimnocola aggregata DNA contains the following:
- a CDS encoding CIA30 family protein: protein MKLAYLSGCLALLMVTTAMAEDTQQPLFDFTGADATKDWQTVNDGVMGGVSEGKFQITDKKTMEFSGTLSLANNGGFASVRTKAKKLGLEKGDTLVAKVKGDGREYHMNLSVPTFQIAYNYRAVFQTKKDEWIEVKLPLDKFEATSFGQVVKNAGQVKPTSVNGLGFMLSDKKAGPFKLEIESIKVERARK, encoded by the coding sequence ATGAAACTTGCTTACTTGTCGGGCTGTTTAGCCCTGTTGATGGTGACAACGGCGATGGCCGAAGACACGCAGCAACCCCTGTTCGACTTCACCGGAGCCGACGCTACGAAGGACTGGCAGACCGTCAACGACGGCGTGATGGGCGGCGTCTCCGAAGGGAAGTTCCAGATCACCGACAAGAAGACGATGGAGTTCTCCGGTACGCTGTCTTTAGCAAACAACGGCGGCTTTGCCTCGGTGCGAACGAAGGCCAAGAAGCTCGGTCTGGAAAAAGGTGATACGCTAGTCGCCAAGGTGAAAGGCGATGGGCGGGAGTACCACATGAATCTTTCTGTTCCGACATTCCAGATCGCTTACAACTACCGAGCGGTTTTTCAGACCAAGAAAGATGAATGGATTGAGGTCAAATTGCCTTTGGACAAGTTTGAGGCAACGTCTTTCGGGCAAGTCGTCAAGAATGCCGGGCAAGTCAAGCCAACTTCTGTCAACGGTTTGGGCTTCATGCTAAGTGACAAGAAGGCCGGGCCGTTCAAGTTGGAGATTGAGTCGATCAAGGTGGAGCGGGCGAGGAAGTAA